GCAATATTTCGCCGCCTGCTCATATCCTCTCTCAACACCTCCAAACTTGTCTATTCTCCCCAGTTCACCAACCCATCACCACTCATCTCCTCCACTTTCTCCACTCAATCCTCTCCAACTGAAAACACTGACCTCCCAATTCCACCAGTCAGAACACGAACTAGAACCCCACTCGAAACCCAATTCGAGACCTGGACTCAAACTCTCAAACCTGGGTTTACTCCAACCGATGTCCAAACTGCCCTCCGTTCACAATCGGACCCAGATCTGGCTTACGACATCTTCCGCTGGACAGCTCAGCAGCGTAATTACAAGCACAGCCATCTCACTTACTTCGCCATGATTAAAATCCTCATCGACGGTAAACGCTACCGCCACGCCGAAACCCTAGTTGAAGAGGTGATCGCTGGCGCTTGTGAAATGAATGTTCAGCTCTACAATTCAATGATTCGTTTTTGCTGCGGCCGGAAATTACTGTTTAATCGCGCTTTTGATGTTTATAAGAAAATGTTACAGTCTGATGATTGTAAACCTACACTCGAGACTTACACATTGTTGTTGAATTCTTTGCTTAGGAgatttaataagttaaatgTTTGTTATGTTTATTTACATGCGGTTAAGTCTTTGACTAAGCAAATGAAAGCTTCTGGTGTTATACCTGATACTTTTGCTTTGAATATGATTATTAAGGCTTTTGCTAAATGTCGTGAAGTTGATGAGGCTATTAGGGTTTTTCGCGAAATGGGTTTGTATGGATGCGAACCGAATGGGTATTCATATGGTTATATTGTGAAAGGGTTGTGTGAGAAGGGAAGAGTTGGTcagggtttagggttttacaAGGAAATGAAGCGTAAAGAGTTGATTCCTAGTGGTGGTacttatatgattttaatttgtagTCTTGCAATGGATTTGAGGCTTGGTGAGGCAATTGATGTTGTTTTTGATATGTTGGCGAATTCGATGTCGCCAGATTTTTTAACTTATAGGACTGTTTTAGAAGGTTTGTGTAGAGAAGGGAAAACTGATGAAGCTTTTGAGTTGCTCGAGGAGTTTAGAAAGAGGGATATGTCGATGAGTCAAAAGACATACAAGATTTTGTTGAATGCATTGCAGTTTGTTAATCGAGATTAGAGTTTTGTACTCAGTTTGATGAGTAAATTCAATTGTTTGTCAATTTGGATTTTGTCAGATTGAAATACATTAAGAGCAAGCAGAGTGCAGTAGATACAGTTTGAATCAGATGCCAAATGCATATTATTGGAATACCAGCTGGACTGATCTATACTGATGCTAGAAGCAAATGGGATATGGTGTTTTGAGCATACCAGATTTAAAGGCTGGCAGTGCTACAACCTATTGCTACATGAAGATAGTGCTGCACCCTGTGCCGGGAGAAGGCTGGCTGGTTGTTCAGCCTGTTATATGTTGGTCATTCCACCTCACCTGAAGATGCATATGTGAGCTTAATCGTGCCTTCAAATGGTATCTCAGGAAGATTTGGGTGTTGAAGTTCAAGAATGTTCAAGTGAGCTTAGACAGTACTCTGGGTAAGACAGGATTTGTTTCCGCTAGAGTAACGGAAATTTATCTGCATTTTTGGGTCAACTCAGGTTTTTTTGGTCTTTAATTACTCGAGTATATTCATTTGAATATGGTTGTTCCTCATCTTCCATGATATACATGTTAA
The sequence above is drawn from the Ricinus communis isolate WT05 ecotype wild-type chromosome 7, ASM1957865v1, whole genome shotgun sequence genome and encodes:
- the LOC8262042 gene encoding pentatricopeptide repeat-containing protein At3g25210, mitochondrial, translated to MGLYKMRHSIIILIMRRIHHLLLQTFCSLFFCVFRFLFHWMMPAIFRRLLISSLNTSKLVYSPQFTNPSPLISSTFSTQSSPTENTDLPIPPVRTRTRTPLETQFETWTQTLKPGFTPTDVQTALRSQSDPDLAYDIFRWTAQQRNYKHSHLTYFAMIKILIDGKRYRHAETLVEEVIAGACEMNVQLYNSMIRFCCGRKLLFNRAFDVYKKMLQSDDCKPTLETYTLLLNSLLRRFNKLNVCYVYLHAVKSLTKQMKASGVIPDTFALNMIIKAFAKCREVDEAIRVFREMGLYGCEPNGYSYGYIVKGLCEKGRVGQGLGFYKEMKRKELIPSGGTYMILICSLAMDLRLGEAIDVVFDMLANSMSPDFLTYRTVLEGLCREGKTDEAFELLEEFRKRDMSMSQKTYKILLNALQFVNRD